In Nicotiana tabacum cultivar K326 chromosome 19, ASM71507v2, whole genome shotgun sequence, one DNA window encodes the following:
- the LOC107776498 gene encoding protein FAR1-RELATED SEQUENCE 5 encodes MENEVIEFDIGLGGGGGSEDGDGDDVLDEENVASCFAAVRSYSPQGDLDLEPYEGMEFESEEAAKAFYNSYARRVGFSTRVSSSRRSRKDGAIIQRSFVCAKEGFRNLNEKRTKDREIKRPRTITRVGCKAALSVKIQDSGKWVVSSFVKEHNHELVPPDQVHCLRSHRQISGPAKTLIDTLQAAGMGPRRIMSALIKEYGGISKVGFTEVDCRNYMRNNRQRSLEGDIQLLLDYLKQMHSQNPGFFYAVQGDEDQCTGNVFWADSKARSNYSYFGDTVTFDTTYRSNRYRLPFAPFTGVNHHGQPVLFGCAFLINESEASFIWLFKTWFAAMTGQPPLSMTTDHDAVIRSALMQVFPETRHRFCKWHIFKKCQEKLSHVFLEHPNFEADFHKCVNLTESTEEFESCWLSLVDKYELRDHDWLQAIYLDRRQWVPVYLRDAFFAEMSITQCSDSMNSYFDGYVNASTSLNQFFKLYEKAAESRTEKEVKADYDTMNTFPVLKTPSPMEKQASEVYTRKLFMRFQEELVGTLTFMANKVEDDGLVTTYQVAKFGDDHRAYYVRFNVLEMKATCSCQMFQFSGLLCRHILAVFRVTNVLTLPFHYILKRWSRSAKSSVALEDRVSDVINYYLESHTVRYNILRHEAFKFVEEGAESVDSYAVAMAALEVALNKVALAAKHDGRISLVNGHCREHFTRNGVHANYNIEDEQRSLACPLSEDDMDAKIQELSYQLDCANRKCEIYRANLYSVLKDIEDHKQQLSIKVQNIKLSLKDGL; translated from the exons ATGGAGAATGAGGTGATCGAGTTTGATATAGGCTTAGGAGGTGGGGGTGGGAGTGAAGATGGGGATGGAGATGATGTTCTTGACGAGGAGAATGTAGCCAGCTGCTTTGCAGCAGTCCGAAGTTACTCTCCCCAAGGGGACCTCGATCTTGAACCTTATGAGGGCATGGAATTTGAATCTGAGGAGGCTGCCAAGGCGTTTTACAACTCATATGCACGCCGTGTTGGCTTCAGCACCCGTGTCAGCTCCTCCCGCCGCTCCAGGAAGGATGGAGCCATCATACAGAGGTCTTTTgtctgtgccaaagaaggattcCGAAATTTGAACGAGAAGCGGACCAAGGATAGAGAAATTAAGCGACCACGTACTATCACTCGGGTTGGCTGCAAGGCCGCCCTCTCTGTCAAGATACAGGACTCTGGTAAGTGGGTTGTCTCTAGCTTTGTCAAGGAGCACAATCACGAGCTGGTCCCCCCTGATCAGGTCCACTGTCTCCGCTCCCATCGTCAAATCTCTGGTCCTGCCAAGACCCTAATTGATACCTTGCAGGCTGCTGGCATGGGTCCCCGCAGGATCATGTCTGCCCTCATTAAAGAGTATGGTGGTATTAGCAAAGTTGGTTTCACAGAGGTAGATTGTCGTAACTACATGCGCAACAATCGCCAGAGGAGTCTAGAAGGAGACATACAACTCCTCTTAGATTACCTGAAACAAATGCATTCCCAGAACCCTGGATTCTTCTATGCAGTTCAGGGTGATGAGGATCAGTGCACAGGGAATGTCTTCTGGGCCGACTCTAAGGCAAGATCAAATTATAGCTATTTTGGTGATACTGTTACATTTGACACAACTTATAGGTCAAATAGGTACCGGTTACCCTTTGCACCCTTTACTGGAGTAAATCATCACGGACAACCTGTTCTGTTTGGCTGTGCTTTCCTAATAAATGAATCGGAAGCCTCATTTATATGGCTTTTTAAGACATGGTTTGCAGCTATGACTGGTCAACCACCTTTGTCAATGACAACAGACCATGATGCTGTAATTCGGTCTGCCCTCATGCAGGTTTTCCCTGAGACCCGTCACCGTTTCTGCAAATGGCACATCTTCAAGAAATGCCAGGAAAAATTGTCACATGTCTTCCTTGAGCACCCAAATTTTGAAGCAGACTTCCACAAGTGTGTTAATTTGACAGAGTCTACTGAGGAATTTGAATCCTGCTGGCTGTCTCTTGTTGACAAGTACGAGCTCAGGGATCACGACTGGCTTCAAGCGATTTATTTAGATCGCAGACAGTGGGTGCCTGTATATCTCCGTGATGCATTTTTTGCAGAAATGTCCATAACTCAATGTAGCGATAGCATGAactcatattttgatggttatgtgaATGCGTCGACTAGTCTAAATCAGTTCTTCAAATTGTATGAAAAAGCGGCGGAGAGCCGTACAGAGAAAGAAGTCAAAGCTGATTACGATACAATGAATACGTTCCCAGTTTTGAAGACCCCATCTCCAATGGAGAAACAAGCATCCGAGGTCTATACAAGAAAGTTATTTATGAGATTTCAGGAGGAGTTGGTTGGCACTCTAACTTTCATGGCCAACAAAGTTGAGGACGATGGGCTAGTTACCACTTATCAAGTTGCAAAATTTGGGGACGACCACAGAGCTTACTATGTAAGATTTAATGTTTTGGAAATGAAAGCTACTTGTAGCTGCCAGATGTTCCAGTTCTCTGGTCTTCTTTGCCGACACATTTTAGCAGTGTTCAGAGTGACTAATGTTCTGACTCTTCCTTTTCATTACATCCTCAAACGATGGAGCCGGAGCGCAAAGAGCAGCGTTGCATTGGAAGATCGTGTTTCTGATGTAATCAATTATTATTTGGAATCACATACTGTTCGATATAACATACTGAGACATGAAGCATTTAAATTTGTGGAGGAAGGAGCAGAGTCTGTTGACTCGTACGCTGTGGCAATGGCGGCTCTAGAAGTGGCTTTAAACAAAGTTGCCCTAGCAGCAAAGCATGATGGGAGGATCTCTTTAGTAAATGGGCATTGTAGAGAACACTTTACTAGAAATGGGGTCCATGCAAATTACAACATTGAAGATGAACAGAGAAGTCTTGCATGTCCACTCTCTGAG GATGATATGGATGCGAAGATCCAAGAACTTTCTTATCAACTGGATTGTGCCAATCGGAAATGTGAAATTTATCGTGCAAACCTTTATTCAGTTTTGAAGGATATAGAGGACCATAAGCAACAACTATCAATTAAAGTCCAAAACATAAAGCTTAGCTTGAAGGATGGTCTCTGA